A window of the Ignisphaera sp. genome harbors these coding sequences:
- a CDS encoding 4Fe-4S dicluster domain-containing protein: protein MLYKGNEEDVLKVYESVKSIGIVYGYKKSDNEIKFDFISGASELPLDVTTTQRPGYYRINAGFGFVHSFQSPKNFLYPPRTDIAIVTENLYVEVLENNIKSVVLFGVKPCDLAAIRVFDELFASNFNPYYFNRRRGIAGIVVEECLYPSETCFCGSVGTGPDVTDGFDLAFARIDRDFVLFKVGSSFGKIIVNKLRLERANESDVGVYRKLVEEAKKKTSIGISVEDMQKALSISIPNEHLWRKLSEKCLGCANCNMVCPTCFCTEIVDEIENDRSRRIAQWIGCLSYIYGLVAGGHFRKELYTRYRHFVLHKFLFYPKQTGLLGCVGCGRCIVWCPVGIDIRETIKSVVNEYGEKHG from the coding sequence TTGCTCTACAAAGGTAATGAGGAAGATGTTTTAAAAGTTTATGAATCTGTTAAAAGCATTGGGATTGTGTATGGCTATAAGAAGTCTGACAATGAAATAAAATTTGATTTTATTTCAGGTGCCAGCGAACTTCCACTAGATGTTACCACAACTCAAAGACCTGGATACTATAGAATTAATGCTGGTTTTGGATTTGTCCATTCCTTTCAATCCCCCAAAAACTTCCTTTACCCGCCAAGAACAGATATAGCTATTGTGACAGAGAATCTATATGTTGAGGTTCTTGAAAATAATATAAAAAGTGTTGTGTTGTTTGGTGTTAAGCCATGTGATTTAGCTGCTATAAGAGTTTTTGATGAGCTATTTGCATCAAATTTTAATCCGTATTACTTCAATAGAAGGAGAGGGATTGCTGGTATAGTAGTTGAGGAATGCTTGTATCCTAGTGAAACATGTTTTTGCGGTTCTGTAGGTACAGGGCCTGACGTAACTGATGGTTTTGATCTAGCTTTTGCTAGAATTGACAGAGATTTTGTTTTATTTAAGGTTGGATCATCTTTCGGCAAAATCATTGTAAATAAACTTAGACTTGAAAGAGCTAATGAAAGCGATGTTGGCGTCTATAGAAAGCTTGTTGAAGAGGCCAAGAAGAAAACTAGTATTGGTATTTCCGTTGAGGATATGCAAAAAGCTCTAAGCATTTCTATACCAAATGAGCATCTATGGAGAAAGCTATCTGAAAAGTGCCTAGGGTGTGCTAACTGTAATATGGTCTGTCCAACATGTTTCTGTACAGAGATTGTAGATGAAATTGAGAATGATAGAAGTAGGAGAATTGCTCAGTGGATTGGATGTCTCTCATATATCTATGGGCTCGTTGCTGGAGGGCATTTTAGAAAAGAGCTTTACACAAGATATAGACACTTTGTTTTACATAAATTCCTATTCTATCCAAAGCAAACAGGTCTTTTAGGATGTGTTGGTTGTGGTAGATGTATCGTTTGGTGTCCTGTTGGAATAGATATTAGAGAAACTATAAAGAGCGTTGTCAATGAATATGGTGAAAAACATGGCTAA
- a CDS encoding FAD/NAD(P)-binding protein, translating into MANPFKEMQKGIVVNEVVETPTIKTLTIRLLNSEMKASPGQFNMVYVFGVGEVPISFSNIYNRGDVFEHTIRFVGAVTRAIMKSIRLGSIIGIRGPYGIGWPIKEVEGSDIMIVGGGIGFAPLRPVVKYLMRFRQAFGRINILYGARNPNEFLFKYEFESYSQIPNSRFLLSIDAPYPGWQHFVGFVTDLIKFADVDVKNTYVFMCGPEVMMRVGVKKLLERGFSKDKIFLSLERRMRCGSGICGSCQFGHMFVCKDGPVFKFSEIENYLAVEGI; encoded by the coding sequence ATGGCTAATCCATTCAAAGAAATGCAAAAAGGCATTGTAGTTAATGAGGTTGTTGAAACTCCAACAATTAAGACATTAACTATAAGACTTCTTAATAGTGAAATGAAGGCCTCGCCAGGTCAATTTAATATGGTTTATGTTTTTGGTGTTGGAGAGGTCCCAATATCATTTTCAAATATATATAATAGAGGAGATGTATTTGAACATACAATAAGATTTGTTGGGGCTGTTACGAGAGCCATTATGAAATCCATTAGATTAGGTTCTATAATAGGTATTAGAGGCCCTTATGGAATTGGATGGCCTATTAAAGAAGTTGAGGGAAGCGATATTATGATAGTTGGTGGTGGCATTGGCTTTGCCCCTTTAAGACCTGTTGTAAAGTATTTAATGAGATTTAGACAAGCTTTTGGAAGAATTAATATATTATATGGTGCTAGAAATCCAAATGAGTTTCTATTCAAATATGAATTTGAGAGCTATTCACAAATACCAAACTCCAGATTTTTACTATCAATAGATGCGCCATATCCTGGCTGGCAACATTTTGTTGGATTTGTAACTGATTTGATAAAGTTTGCTGATGTCGATGTTAAAAACACCTATGTGTTTATGTGTGGACCAGAGGTTATGATGAGAGTGGGTGTAAAGAAGCTTTTGGAGAGAGGCTTTAGCAAAGACAAGATATTTCTCTCCCTTGAGAGGAGAATGAGATGCGGCTCCGGCATATGCGGATCATGTCAATTTGGACATATGTTTGTATGTAAAGATGGCCCGGTCTTCAAATTTAGTGAAATAGAGAATTACCTAGCTGTTGAAGGGATATAA
- a CDS encoding nickel-dependent hydrogenase large subunit yields MGYNFIARVEGEGKVHIYIKDGKVSQVDIEISEAPRFFEYIVRGKKINYIPDIVSRICGLCGSSYVLVATKAFEKCLDIDVPEEIDELRKIIHLAERVKSHALHIFLLNLPDFLETHNTFEFRLANKDMFKDIMRFVTYSSNIMDLLGGRFHNVVNIKIGGIYKAFNEGEAAKILKFVEESIKLFKPLADFVLSLKPIPNDGLNRPHLLLSYENEYPHLSDEIVFSSLTDEERINIKDFEHIVHSEQKKGKNALLYRYKGSSYLVGPIARFNKAFSKLHGEVRDMLKSYDWLPPLRDVRQQIVARIAEMYDALLTMKEFFERYKKPDVTSVEKEFKLDVNKTTCVAAIEAPRGILYHRYAIDNQLKILECNIITPTAQNLASMEELSLEFLGKRFGDVVVNEAMARRFVEMIVRSFDPCISCSVHVYTLRY; encoded by the coding sequence ATGGGATACAACTTTATTGCAAGAGTTGAGGGGGAGGGAAAAGTACACATATATATTAAAGATGGTAAGGTTAGCCAGGTTGATATAGAGATTTCAGAGGCCCCAAGATTTTTTGAATATATTGTTAGAGGTAAGAAGATTAACTACATACCAGATATAGTAAGTAGAATCTGTGGCCTTTGCGGATCTTCATACGTTCTTGTAGCTACAAAAGCATTCGAAAAATGCTTAGATATCGATGTACCTGAGGAAATAGATGAACTTAGGAAGATAATTCATTTAGCTGAAAGAGTCAAAAGCCATGCTCTACACATATTTCTATTGAATTTGCCAGATTTCCTTGAAACACATAACACATTTGAATTTAGATTAGCAAATAAAGATATGTTCAAGGATATTATGAGGTTTGTGACTTACTCAAGCAATATTATGGATCTTCTTGGTGGAAGGTTCCACAATGTTGTTAACATAAAAATTGGAGGTATATATAAAGCATTTAATGAAGGCGAAGCCGCAAAAATTCTTAAATTCGTTGAAGAGTCCATTAAGTTGTTTAAACCTTTAGCAGATTTTGTCTTATCTCTTAAACCCATTCCAAACGATGGTTTAAATAGACCGCATCTACTATTATCATATGAAAATGAATATCCACATCTATCAGATGAAATTGTATTCTCTAGTCTTACCGATGAGGAGAGAATAAATATTAAAGACTTTGAGCACATAGTTCATTCAGAGCAGAAAAAAGGTAAGAATGCTTTATTGTATAGATACAAGGGTTCGAGCTATCTGGTGGGACCCATTGCAAGATTCAATAAGGCTTTCTCAAAATTGCATGGAGAGGTTCGCGATATGTTGAAGAGCTATGATTGGCTGCCTCCTCTACGTGATGTAAGACAGCAAATAGTTGCTAGAATAGCCGAGATGTACGATGCATTACTAACTATGAAAGAGTTCTTTGAGAGATACAAAAAGCCTGATGTGACTAGCGTTGAAAAGGAGTTTAAACTCGATGTGAATAAAACAACATGTGTAGCAGCTATTGAGGCCCCTCGTGGCATTCTCTATCACAGGTATGCAATAGACAATCAGTTAAAGATTTTGGAATGCAATATCATTACCCCGACAGCTCAGAACCTCGCTTCTATGGAGGAGTTGTCATTAGAATTTTTGGGTAAGAGATTTGGCGATGTTGTGGTTAATGAAGCTATGGCTAGAAGATTTGTTGAGATGATTGTGAGATCCTTTGATCCATGTATATCGTGTTCTGTTCATGTGTATACATTAAGGTATTGA
- a CDS encoding radical SAM protein has protein sequence MRFRIVEITISNALSRSGLPDLDYALNPYIGCSHRCLYCYARDYVPNREVVDNWGYVIYVKKNLLDVLEREVKRFRKGVVGLGTITDGYQPVEALYKLSIRSIEILVKNEFKVSIQTKSSLILRDLDVLKRYRSYIDVGITITSTKNDSPMKSLEVFSSPPSARIEALKRLASEGIKTWIFLGPIIPGYNDDITEISEVLNIARETNSIVYFDKLRVKSFMWRNRLLSQLAKKAIKYDWNGFFKQIFDLCKSLGVECRYAFESEEREKIKTLDLYRKSIP, from the coding sequence ATGAGATTTAGGATTGTGGAAATCACGATCTCAAATGCCTTATCCAGATCTGGGCTTCCCGATTTGGACTATGCCTTAAATCCGTATATAGGATGTTCTCACAGATGTCTTTACTGCTATGCTAGAGATTATGTACCAAACCGAGAAGTTGTTGATAACTGGGGGTATGTCATCTATGTAAAGAAGAATCTTCTGGATGTTTTGGAGAGAGAGGTTAAGAGGTTTAGAAAGGGTGTTGTTGGGCTTGGAACAATAACTGATGGCTACCAGCCTGTGGAGGCTCTGTACAAACTCTCCATAAGATCTATTGAGATTCTAGTCAAAAACGAGTTCAAGGTCAGTATACAGACCAAAAGCTCCTTGATTCTAAGAGATCTAGATGTTTTGAAGAGGTATAGAAGCTATATAGACGTGGGGATAACAATAACCTCAACAAAAAATGACTCGCCTATGAAAAGCCTAGAGGTTTTCTCATCGCCACCATCTGCAAGAATAGAAGCTCTAAAGAGGCTCGCCTCTGAGGGTATAAAAACATGGATTTTCCTCGGACCCATAATACCGGGCTACAACGACGATATTACAGAAATCAGCGAGGTTCTGAATATAGCTAGAGAAACCAACAGTATTGTCTATTTCGATAAGCTAAGAGTCAAAAGTTTTATGTGGAGAAATAGGCTATTGTCTCAACTAGCTAAAAAAGCCATTAAATACGATTGGAATGGTTTCTTTAAGCAGATATTTGACTTGTGTAAGAGTTTGGGTGTTGAATGCAGATATGCTTTTGAGTCTGAGGAGAGGGAAAAAATCAAAACATTGGACTTATATAGAAAATCAATACCTTAA
- a CDS encoding type 1 glutamine amidotransferase domain-containing protein, translated as MRFVRRVGPGTRLRGRVVAIIAANEFEDVELLYPFVRLSEEGAEVIVIPVRKGLHPRPADPSKPVTGRYGTPIPLEVFSLGERYVVKELSEVSPEDIDALIIPGGFSPDALRIDEEVLNFVRRVYEKGKIVAAICHGPQVLISAGLVKGKRVTAYKAVKDDLINAGAIFVDEPAVRDGNIITARVPDDLPEFVQLIIEALSQKT; from the coding sequence ATGCGTTTTGTTAGAAGGGTTGGTCCTGGAACTAGGTTGAGGGGTAGGGTTGTGGCTATTATTGCTGCTAATGAGTTTGAGGATGTTGAGCTTCTCTATCCATTTGTTAGGCTTAGTGAGGAGGGTGCTGAGGTCATAGTAATTCCTGTTAGAAAAGGTTTGCATCCAAGACCTGCTGACCCTAGCAAACCTGTTACTGGTAGGTATGGAACTCCCATCCCACTTGAGGTTTTCAGCCTTGGGGAGAGGTATGTTGTTAAGGAGTTGAGTGAGGTTAGTCCAGAAGATATAGATGCTCTCATAATACCAGGTGGCTTCTCCCCAGACGCTCTTAGAATAGATGAAGAAGTTCTAAACTTTGTTAGAAGGGTGTATGAAAAAGGTAAAATAGTTGCTGCAATATGCCACGGACCACAAGTGCTAATATCAGCTGGCCTAGTAAAGGGAAAGAGGGTTACAGCGTACAAAGCAGTGAAAGACGATTTGATAAATGCAGGTGCAATATTTGTTGACGAACCAGCTGTAAGAGATGGAAACATCATAACAGCTAGAGTACCAGACGACCTACCAGAATTTGTGCAACTAATAATAGAGGCGCTTTCGCAAAAAACATAA
- a CDS encoding endoglucanase, giving the protein MASRMVTIAVIVIVLVIGFAGGYMYSSLTSQPTTKTVVFTTPVEHRYTETETVTLTSIETLTTFLPTELSVTQTVTQTFYSTFTKEMATTITYTVVGTVTKTVAQATQIVLSYPSKPSAELDLNGDGVTDLFAEVNPWNLNSYKGVQQMVIDLIKREFRTEINITDANPRQWTNGYPEIYIGRKPWGGRYANGFGVPFPMKISNMTPFTISFYICVERIDPSMPFNIAADAWIVRESVALKPATAPAKGDVEIMVWVYRQNLSPAGRKVGEVTIPIVINGTRTNATFEVWRHDSVEWGGWQYIAFAPKGWGVKCGQIAYDPTLFVQTAKNYATFNITDYYLLDWEIGTEWGTMSSNGAAMFEWVIRDFVAVPGATI; this is encoded by the coding sequence ATGGCTAGCAGGATGGTGACAATAGCAGTTATAGTAATAGTGCTTGTGATAGGGTTTGCCGGAGGCTATATGTACAGCTCTCTCACAAGCCAGCCAACAACAAAAACAGTTGTTTTCACAACCCCTGTCGAGCATAGATATACAGAAACAGAGACTGTGACCCTCACATCTATAGAGACTCTAACCACATTCCTGCCAACAGAGCTTAGTGTGACGCAAACTGTGACACAAACCTTTTATTCCACATTCACAAAAGAGATGGCTACGACTATAACATATACTGTGGTGGGTACAGTGACAAAAACAGTTGCCCAGGCAACCCAGATAGTGCTCAGCTACCCATCGAAGCCGTCAGCAGAGCTTGACCTCAATGGCGATGGGGTTACAGATCTATTTGCAGAGGTTAATCCATGGAATCTAAACAGCTATAAAGGTGTTCAACAGATGGTAATAGACCTCATCAAAAGAGAGTTTAGAACAGAGATAAACATTACAGATGCAAACCCGCGGCAGTGGACCAACGGATACCCTGAGATCTACATAGGCAGGAAGCCATGGGGTGGAAGATACGCCAATGGATTTGGAGTGCCATTCCCAATGAAGATAAGCAACATGACACCGTTCACAATATCTTTCTACATATGTGTTGAGAGAATAGACCCCTCAATGCCATTCAACATAGCGGCTGATGCATGGATAGTAAGAGAGAGCGTTGCCCTAAAACCAGCGACAGCTCCGGCAAAGGGAGATGTAGAGATAATGGTCTGGGTCTATAGACAGAACCTCAGCCCAGCAGGCAGAAAGGTTGGGGAGGTCACAATACCAATAGTAATCAACGGAACGAGGACAAACGCAACATTTGAGGTTTGGAGACACGATAGTGTTGAATGGGGCGGCTGGCAATATATAGCTTTTGCCCCCAAGGGCTGGGGAGTCAAATGCGGGCAGATCGCCTACGACCCAACACTCTTCGTACAAACCGCTAAAAATTATGCAACATTCAATATCACAGACTACTACCTGCTGGACTGGGAGATAGGAACAGAGTGGGGAACAATGTCATCAAATGGGGCAGCAATGTTTGAGTGGGTCATAAGAGACTTTGTTGCTGTGCCAGGGGCAACTATATAA
- a CDS encoding carbohydrate kinase family protein, whose product MQPRYDLVTVGHALVDIRIVVERFPGPDEESIVLSQVWGGGGSAVNVAIDGCRLGLKTAIVAKIGFDSFGRIIVDELLREGVDITGLRVSSKGQTGFTIVVIDKNGNITMYGFKGVAEELEPSDVVDDVIANTRYIHIASLRVDTSLKAIEIAKKNGVKVSWDPGRVLSRKGLKELEALVKQVDIVSLNNHEAAALTGTSPDNYREAAKIIKGLGPELVVVKLGPRGVYALGNGIDEEVPAVRVDKVVDTTGAGDAFAAGLIAGLVRGYSTRKAILYANAVAALKITRLGSHETPRHEEVVDYIWEAT is encoded by the coding sequence ATGCAGCCAAGATACGACCTGGTCACTGTTGGGCATGCCCTCGTCGACATTAGAATAGTTGTCGAAAGGTTTCCAGGGCCAGATGAGGAGTCTATTGTCCTCAGCCAGGTTTGGGGTGGCGGAGGCTCGGCTGTGAATGTTGCTATAGACGGCTGTAGGCTTGGTCTAAAAACAGCTATAGTAGCTAAAATAGGTTTTGACAGTTTTGGGAGGATTATAGTAGATGAGCTTCTCAGAGAAGGTGTTGATATAACGGGTCTGAGAGTTTCCTCAAAGGGGCAGACAGGATTCACAATAGTTGTCATAGACAAGAATGGCAATATAACAATGTATGGCTTCAAAGGTGTTGCAGAAGAGCTTGAGCCAAGCGATGTGGTAGACGATGTTATTGCAAACACACGCTATATCCACATAGCCAGCTTGAGGGTTGACACATCTCTTAAAGCTATTGAGATAGCTAAAAAGAATGGTGTAAAGGTTTCTTGGGATCCTGGAAGAGTGTTATCTAGAAAAGGGCTAAAAGAGCTCGAAGCACTTGTGAAACAAGTTGACATTGTTTCGCTGAACAACCACGAGGCCGCTGCTCTAACAGGTACAAGCCCCGACAACTACAGAGAAGCGGCAAAGATCATCAAAGGTCTTGGGCCAGAGCTTGTTGTTGTAAAGCTTGGGCCAAGGGGTGTCTACGCACTTGGAAACGGCATTGACGAAGAGGTTCCAGCTGTAAGGGTAGACAAGGTTGTTGACACAACAGGTGCTGGAGACGCGTTTGCAGCAGGCCTCATAGCAGGGCTTGTCAGGGGCTATTCAACAAGAAAGGCTATTCTATATGCAAACGCTGTTGCTGCTCTGAAGATAACTAGGCTGGGATCCCACGAAACCCCTAGACACGAAGAGGTAGTAGACTATATCTGGGAGGCCACATAG
- the fba gene encoding class I fructose-bisphosphate aldolase has protein sequence MAYNAIGKRVRLSRILRDGKAVVFAFDHGVEHGPKDFPPEHIDPRVILKKVVDASVDAVMLLPGMAYLTHEVWANKTALIVKVTSKTNLRPEDQRMLQSVFGYVEDAVALGADAVAATVYWGSQYEDAMLNMWFSVREAAERYGLPCLQLAYPRGPAIKNMYDVEIVKYGVRAAIESGADLIKTYYTGSKETFEEVVKVAAGIPVLMSGGPAREKPIEFLKDVKNVMEAGARGVVVGRNVFQHKNPAGMIKAIMSIVHEGKEPEEAIKYVE, from the coding sequence TTGGCCTACAACGCCATTGGGAAGAGGGTCAGGCTCTCAAGAATATTGAGAGATGGAAAAGCAGTTGTATTCGCATTTGATCATGGTGTTGAGCACGGTCCAAAGGACTTCCCACCTGAGCACATAGACCCTAGGGTAATACTCAAGAAAGTTGTTGACGCTAGTGTTGATGCTGTCATGCTCCTACCTGGCATGGCTTATCTAACCCACGAGGTTTGGGCAAATAAAACAGCTCTAATTGTCAAGGTAACCAGCAAAACCAATCTGAGGCCAGAGGATCAGAGGATGCTCCAAAGCGTCTTTGGCTATGTAGAGGATGCTGTGGCGCTTGGCGCAGACGCTGTTGCCGCAACTGTTTATTGGGGCAGCCAATACGAGGATGCCATGCTGAACATGTGGTTTAGTGTGAGAGAAGCTGCTGAGAGATATGGGCTGCCATGTCTTCAGCTGGCATATCCGAGGGGGCCAGCTATAAAGAATATGTATGATGTTGAGATTGTTAAATACGGTGTTAGAGCGGCTATTGAGAGTGGCGCTGACTTGATCAAAACCTACTATACAGGATCGAAAGAAACATTTGAAGAGGTTGTGAAGGTTGCTGCAGGTATACCCGTGCTCATGAGTGGTGGCCCCGCTAGGGAGAAGCCAATAGAGTTTCTCAAAGATGTCAAGAATGTTATGGAGGCTGGGGCCAGAGGCGTTGTTGTGGGGAGAAATGTTTTCCAGCACAAGAACCCGGCTGGGATGATAAAAGCCATAATGTCTATTGTTCACGAGGGTAAAGAGCCGGAGGAAGCCATAAAATATGTTGAGTAA
- a CDS encoding ThuA domain-containing protein: MSRILIFAYNAGYRHNYISTAIEVLTRLGEESRLFRAYATEDLEEFNLDVISGFSAILFLTSGEIPFSEKQKELLINFVRDGGGFVGIHNAADTLYSYPPYGEMLGGYFHSHPWTQEAVFIVEDSKHPSTKHLPKTFRAFEEIYLFKNWLGREKTHVLISLDTTSVDMGKAPKEVSDYPIAWCHRYGGGKVFYTAFGHQTKRWREEWFQRHVLGGIAWVLDKEI; this comes from the coding sequence ATGAGCAGAATCCTTATATTCGCATATAATGCCGGTTATAGGCATAACTATATATCAACTGCCATAGAGGTTTTAACGAGGCTGGGTGAAGAGTCTAGGCTTTTCAGAGCCTACGCCACAGAGGATCTAGAGGAGTTCAACCTGGATGTGATTTCAGGTTTCAGCGCTATTTTATTTCTCACATCGGGGGAGATCCCCTTTTCAGAAAAACAAAAAGAGTTGCTGATAAACTTTGTCAGGGATGGGGGCGGGTTTGTAGGCATTCACAACGCTGCTGACACCCTCTATAGCTATCCCCCCTACGGCGAGATGCTTGGAGGCTATTTCCACTCACATCCATGGACACAAGAAGCCGTTTTCATTGTCGAGGACTCTAAGCATCCATCTACAAAACATCTTCCAAAGACGTTTAGAGCCTTCGAAGAGATATACCTGTTTAAGAACTGGCTTGGTAGAGAGAAGACACATGTGCTCATAAGCCTAGACACAACATCTGTAGACATGGGCAAGGCACCCAAAGAAGTTTCTGACTATCCCATCGCCTGGTGCCACAGATACGGAGGTGGAAAAGTCTTCTACACGGCTTTTGGCCATCAGACAAAGAGGTGGAGGGAGGAGTGGTTCCAAAGGCATGTTCTAGGGGGTATTGCATGGGTTTTAGACAAGGAGATATAG